The Oncorhynchus nerka isolate Pitt River linkage group LG12, Oner_Uvic_2.0, whole genome shotgun sequence genome includes a region encoding these proteins:
- the LOC115138004 gene encoding uncharacterized protein LOC115138004: MPPLVRRYLSQTWIQPGRAVHFRFFVLSRVASRPVTMASSVIINNQHSQPPQPQTPAFIAVHSNQWNTGICDCFDDLQVCCFAFWCFPCFACTTTSEFGECFCLPMLDGLWSSTQLVGVPTCIPPVSMSMRVAVRTRYGIQGDMTADCVYSTFCNICSWCQMAREIKRRRQTFTVINAQPTMLPGQPMLMASQPGVITSQPMITSAPQAILSTRFM, from the exons ATGCCACCTCTGGTCCGGAGATACCTCTCACAAACCTGGATACAGCCAGGCAGAGCTGTCCATTTCAG GTTCTTTGTCCTTAGTCGAGTGGCCAGCCGGCCAGTCACCATGGCATCGAGTGTGATAATCAACAACCAACATTCTCAGCCTCCTCAGCCCCAGACACCAGCTTTCATAGCTGTCCACTCTAACCAGTGGAACACTGGCATTTGTGACTGCTTCGACGACTTGCAAgtct GCTGTTTTGCCTTCTGGTGCTTCCCCTGTTTCGCCTGCACCACCACCTCAGAGTTCGGAGAGTGTTTCTGTCTCCCCATGCTGGACGGCTTATGGTCCTCCACCCAGCTGGTAGGGGTGCCAACCTGCATTCCTCCTGTGTCCATGTCCATGAGGGTGGCTGTACGTACCCGGTATGGCATTCAG GGTGACATGACGGCAGACTGTGTGTACTCCACCTTCTGCAACATCTGCTCCTGGTGCCAGATGGCCAGGGAGATCAAGAGACGCAGACAGACCTTCACCGTCATCAACGCCCAGCCCACCATGCTGCCCGGTCAGCCCATGTTGATGGCCTCCCAGCCTGGGGTCATCACATCTCAGCCTATGATCACCTCTGCCCCTCAGGCCATCTTGAGCACTAGATTCATGTAA